Part of the Oncorhynchus mykiss isolate Arlee chromosome 12, USDA_OmykA_1.1, whole genome shotgun sequence genome, GAAGAACTGCAGCTGCGGTAGTATCATCAACGGCAAAAGTGGCTGCCAAAGTTCCACCAGCCAAATCATTTATTTCTAAGAACTGGTTTCATATTTTGTTGTGATTTGTGAGGGAGCGGGGTGTTGTGTGTATTGGCTGAAACAGGACACGGGGGTCTCTTTAGGGACTCTCTAGTTGTTGGTCTCACCACCCTCGTCATCCTGCTGGTCGCTGGTCCAGAGTGTCAAGTTGTCTCGTAGCAGCTGCATGATGAGGGTAGAGTCTTTGTAGGAGTCTTCGTTCAGGGTGTCCAGCTCAGCGATGGCGTCATCGAAGGCGGTCTTGGCCAAGTGGCAGGCCTGCTCAGGTGCATTTTGGATCTCGTAGTAGAACACGGAGTAGTTGAGGGCCAGACCCAGGCGGATAGGGTGGGTGGGCTGCATGTGCTCCTTGCTGATCTCATGGGCCTCGCTGTAGGACTTCTCAGAGGACTCCACCACACCGACCCTCTTCTCGCCCGTGGCCACCTCGGCCAGGTAGCGGTAGTAGTCGCCCTTCATCTTCAGGTAAAACACCTTGCTCTCGTGCTGCGTCTCGTTGCAGTTCTTGATCAGGAAGTTGTCCAGGAGGTTGAGCACGTCCCGACACACGGTCTCCAGCTCCTTCTCGATCTTCTCGCGGTACGCACGCACCATCTCCATCTTCTTCTCGTTGCCGTCCGCCGAGGTCTTCTGCTCGATGCTGGAGATGACGCGCCAGGACGAGCGCCGCGCCCCTACCACATTCTTATAGGCCACAGAGAGCAGGTTCCTCTCCTCATTGGACAAGGCCTCATTCAACTCTGTCACCTATGAGacaaggagggagaaagagggacagcAATGTTTCAGAGTTGCAGTTTACCTTAAAAAAGCATTTTAATCTTGTTAATTACTTTTATTGTCAGATTTGAAAACTTTTTTTCGTTAGGCCAATATGCAATCAGTCATTGATGCCATGTTCTCTGACTTCTGCCAACGTTATGGATAGGAAAGGATATAGTAATGCCATGCCATGTGTTCACTTGCTAGCTGAAATATCCtattatattgatataacctAAATAGCTATTCACATATCGTCATTCATGATTCACAACGATCGAGGTCAGAGATGGGCTAACTCCCATGATTTTCTACACCAGTGATCATGGCATCCAGAGGCTGCAGGCTGGGGTTGGACCACGCCTGCCTGTAGCTGGCTGACATCATCCCCCTGTCCCTGGCTTCTCATTGGCTTTCTCCTGCTCTGAaagcttgttttgttttgtttccaCAGGCCTGTGTCTGTCTGGCTAGAGGATTTAATCCTTTATACCCCCACGAGAGGAGACCATGCGGTGCCGCACGCATCACAGCCATCTTTACATACCTAACCCTCTGCTCTGAAAATAAAGCCAGCTACTCTCTGGTtgcatgtcccaaatggcaccatattccattttatagtgcactacttttcaccagtgcccaaagggctctggtcaaaagtagtgcatatgGACGCAGCCTCTGTTTCAGGGCCTAAATTCCTCTCCAATCCCATTCAAAGCAGAGCATGCGGccctggctgtggctgtggcagTATAGTTCGCAGCAAGCCCCCTTTGTCTGATGATAGCCCTACTGAATGTGTTGtctatgaaaaaaaaaatctttctATTCTTAACCTCCCGAACTAGAGAGATTTTGGTGATATTTAAAtacacaaaaatcagaaaagcacaGAGCTAAACCCACTTGATTGCTTGCTTGCTTTAAGCCGCTTTGCTCTCTTGGCCCGTTGGCCGAGGGGTCCAGAAAAACAATCTACGGCTAGCTGTTTGATGATGTCAGCTTGGGAGCTCAACGATAGTTTACTGCCAAAGCTAAAAGCATTGCTTTGAAGGTATATAGTGTCATTTTCCAGTGCTGTCAGAACAACggttaaacttaaccctaaccttaaccatcagctgcttatcaacagatagtttgttaaTAGTATGACCAtatgtagagcatctacagatggataATCCGGACAATTCAAATAAAGTGTGACACTTTGCCCTACTATATTTCTAATCGGAATCCTCAAAAGTATAACGAGAACAGGGtactttttaaaacttttgttCTCTAAGGTTCTCTAAGTCTTTCTCCAGCTTTGAGAGCATAGCACATCCAAGGGGCAGATAGTAACTACACTCCCGGCCCTGCCTTTCCAGTGACATCTAGGCCGAAATCACTCCTTTTATCTTTCCATGTCAGCTGTCATTTGATTGAGTAGGAGGAGATTGTTCACTATAATTTATTCTCTAATCtttctcagttctctctctctctctctttcaatttctctcactctctctcctcatctatttatctatctataGTCTGGAACATATCCCTTTCCCAGTCCCTTTTTCTGCCTGTTCCACTCTCTCCTCCGACAAATTCTGTACATTACAGCTTACAGTACACTTCCAGAATCAGAGCAAGTCATCTATGAGTCATAGCTCAATCAAATATACCAAGCCGCTTATGATGATTTCAGCCCTCGAATTGAAGAAAAAAAGAGATTACTTTGCTGTCAGTGTTTTATTCTGCTACACATAAAGCTTACTAAATTGTCCAAGTGGGAGTTGTTATTTTCGTTGCCACATGCTTGGAGCCTTGGACTGGCTATACAAGGAACTTTTTATTCCTGCAAAAATTTAATATATAAAACACCAAGTTCAACTGCTGATACCGCTGACACGCACAGGTGTATCCTCCAACACACAGAAATGTTATCATATAGGAGAACACTGATTTCACCCCTAACTCTTCCATGACACTACAATCCTTCATAGATCAACTTCCTTCAGTGATTCTTCAAAGTCAAAACAACACacgattttttttaatttttttaaaaaaaaattatttcacctttatttaaccaggtaggccagttgagaacaagttctcatttacaactgcgacctggccaagcaaagcagtgcgacaaaaacaacacagagttacacatggaataaacaaacttacagtcaataacacaatagaaaaaaatctatatacagtatgtgcgaatgtagtaagattagggaggtaaaggcaacaaataggccataactgcaaaataattacaatttagaattaacactgaagtgataaatgtgtagatgatgatgtgcaagtagagatactggggtgcgaaAGAGCAAaagtaaataacaatatggggatgaggtagttgggtgggctatttacagatgggctgtgtacaggtgcaatgatcggtaagctgctctgattattaaggttatggttagggctaGGGCTAGGGTAAGTGGCTAATTACAACCAGCCAGAGCCTTCTGCTCTGGCCAGATGACTGGCTAGTGTCTACCTACTGTAACAGGGAGGGGCCGAACTCTGAAAGGCAAAAAATATCTATCTATCATGCTATCTTCAGTTTCCATGGGAACTGACTGAGAGATCTGCTTTGTTTGGGACAACCAGATATTCTATCTCTACAGCCCAAGGACAGGATAAGGAGAATGGCCAGTGGAGGTAGTGGATTGGGGTATAGTGTGGTAGTGGGTCAGCGGAAGGATctgctaatacacacacacacagtccacaaaTAGCTATGTCAAAGACAATCCCCTCTATGGGCTAATTCATAGTATCTCACAAGGAATTACCTTTTCGCCCTATCTGTATCCACTGCTAAAACAACAAATCTTCTTCTTAAAATGTTATTTCCATTGATATAGCAGTAGAACAGCTAGCATCTCTCTGACACACGCTACAATTTCAATGCTTCCAAGACAATAATGGACACATTATACTACTGACCTTGAGTTACCTTCATATAATGCAATGTGTTGCATCATAAAGCATCATAAATTGAACAATGGCCATATAGATGACCTCTGGACTGGTGTTGTTGTGCTATTACTGAAAAGGTGGGGAAACAGAGAAATGCGCATGACCAACAGAACAAGCACTTGACACtacttttcaaacacacacacacacacacacacacacacacacacacacacacacacacacacacacacacacacagacacacacacacacacacacacacacacactaaacaggcCATGGGCTTTGTAAAAACATGGCTGCCTTTATTTCAGCAGCCTGGGGGTGAAACAGAAAGGACTGACGGAAGCTGTGGTGCAGGGATCACAATAGAGCCCTCTGTCTGCCAGCAAAGCTCATCAATCGCCCTGGCTCTCTCGTGACTCATCCCCACACTGGCTGCTGTCAACTCCCAAACATCTGTGTGTGTTAAACGATAACAAAAGCAACAGGAAACCAAAAGATCAATTATTTCTCCCTGATGGCTGTCTACTGTGAATCATGGCTCAGGCCCACTAATGTCTAATGTCTATAGAAGGGAAGGCATGTAGCGGGGGAAGTGAGGTTGGTTAAAGTTGGAAAGGTTGCGGAGTGGCACCACACTCATTTTGTTCCACCTCTGCAACCCATCCCACCTACTTGAAGGCCACACAGGGATGCAGGGCTGGGTCATTCCTCAAATCTGGTGCCTTTTGGACCAATATGTTTGACTTTCAAAAAAACATATTTGTCAAAAATTATAGGTGGATTGTTTACACAATGAGATATTTCCACCCTGTTAGGGACATACAACAAATtcgtatctacagttgaagtcggaagtttacatacaccttagccaaatacatttaaactcagtttttcacaattactgacatttaaaaagtacctgtcttaggtcagttaggatcaccactttattttaagaatgtgaaatgtcagaataattgtagagagaatgatatatttcagcttttatttctttcatcacattcccagtgggtcagaagtttacatacactcaattagtatttggtagcattgcctttaaattgtgtaacttgggtttaacgtttcgggtagccttccacaagcttcccacaataagttgggtgaattttggcccattcctcctgacagagctggtgtaactgagtcaggtttgtaggcctccttgcgcgCACAAGCTTCTTCAATTCTgccaacaaatgttctatagggttgaggtcagggctttgtgatggtcactccaataccttgactttgttgtccttaagccattttgccacaaatgtggaagtatgcttggggtcattgcccatttgcgaccaagttttaacttcctgactgatgtcttgagatgttgcttcaatatatccacataattttctttcctcatgatgccacctattttgtgaagtgcaccagtccgtcctgcagcaaagcacctccacaacatgatgctgccaccctcgtgcttcatggttggaatggtgttcttcggcttgctagcctccccctttttcctccaaacataacaatggtcattatggccaaacagttctatttttgtttcatcggaccagaggacatttctcaaaaaaatactgtcttgtgcagttgcaaactgtagtctggcttttttatggaggttttggagcagtggcttcttccttgctgagcggtctttcaggttatgtcaatataggactcgttttactgtggatatagatacatttgtacctgtttcctccagcatcttcacatcacctatgctgttgttctgggattgatttgcacttttcgcaccaaagtacgttcatttctaggagacagaacgcgtctccttcctgagaggtatgcgGCTGCGTGGttcaatggtgtttatacttgctttaCAATActttactattgtttgtacagataaacgtggtaccttcaggcatttggaaattgctcccaaggatgaaccaaattgtttggaggtctacaattttttctgaggtcttggctgatttcttttgattttcccatgatgtcatgcaaagaggcactgagtttgaaggtagtccttgaaatacatacacaggtacacctccaattgactcaaattatgtcaaatagcttatcagaagcttctaaagccatgacataattttctggaattttccaagctgtttaaaggcacagtcaatttagtgtatataaacttctgacccactggagttgtgattcagtgaatcataagtgaaataatctgtctataaacaattgttggaaaaatgacttgtgtcatgcacaaagtagatgtcctaaccgacttgccaaaactatagtatgttaacattaaatttgtggagtggttgaaaaattagttttaatgactccaaccaaagtgtatgtaaacctccgacttcaactgtatatacacataaaatataaatatattagtaatttatttaatatattttctAACAACATTTCCACCATGTTAGGTGGAATCCTAATAATTGTCCATAGCCTAAATTGTCCATAGCTCTGTGGGTGATTGAGATTGAGTTCTCTatcaaacatattttaaaaaatatacactTCCATTCAatagtttgtggtcacttagaaatgtccttatttttgaaagaaaagctaatttttttgtccattaaaacagaaatacagtgtagacattgttaatgttgtaaatgactattgtagctggaaatggctgattttttatggaatatctacataggcgtaatcgaacccacaaatgctgatgctccagatactcaactagtctaaagaaggacagttgtattgcttctttaatgaggacaaccgttttcagctgtactaacataagtgctaaagggttttctaatgatcaatcagccttttaaaatactaaacttggattagctaacacagcgttccattggaacacaggagtgatgtttgctgataatgggcctctgtacgcctatatagatattccattaaaaaatatgCTGTTTCCAGTTACAttaatcatttacaacattaacgatgtctacactgtatttctgatcaatttgatgttattttaatggacaaaaaaaattgcttttctttcaaaaacaaggaaatttataagtgaccccaaacttttgaacagtagtgtatattttttattaataTTAATTTAGCCTAACAGGGTGGACATTTATGAGTGACACAAACAGAATAACTCATGAAATATGGAAAAAATATTTAAAGCAGAGTGTGTATATTTATTTAGCTTTGCACCGATTTCACACTCAAAGAATTATGACACTTCCTGAACATTGTCATTGTGGGAATTGGCTGTTTTCTTAAAGGGGAATTACAACATACTAACAGGGTGGAAAGGGAAATCAGGGACCTTAAAATACAATAATAACAAACACAATATTCATGAACATTTTAAGTAGGATTATAAAATAATCTCTCATAGAAGTTGGTTAATAGCACCCGGGTACAATGCGAAAATGCCTACATCCACTAAAAACAAAGTGCATAAAATTCCCTTTGAGATCCATTTCTTTGTGTTTTTATGGTAAAGGACACATAACTTTATCTTTAAAGCCCTTTGGATGCCACATTTGACACGAAATAGAAGGTGATACGAGGTGATATTTCCTGGGGACAGAAAAGGCACCAGATTGTAGGAATGACCCGACTAACACAAGAGTGGGCTCAATCTACATGTCCCTAGCTCCCGATCTCTTCATCGCTTACACCCCccacctctgtttctctccccatctctctttcatcCTTCCTGTCATCACTTTCTCCTCATTCCCTTGCACTTCCTCCCttgctttccctctctctctaacttaaAGTGACATCTCTCCTGcctaccctctccctctatcaGGCTGCAGAGCACAGAGACGACGTGTGCTAGCGCTACCTGACGTCACTAGCTGTGAGAGTGGTGCGAGCGTGGATGGCTGGttaaggcagagagagggagagaggaagggagagaggaagagtggaaaaGAGAGGGTGTGCTGCTGGGAAAGGGGGatgtgagggagtgtgtgtgtgtgtgtgtgtgtgtgtgtgtgtgggtgtgtgggtgtgtgtgtgtgtgtgtgtgtgtttcagggaagGGGGTTGCTTCAAGTAGCTCTTTGTTGTTATATAACCATACATGACTGCAGTTTTTCATAGAagtttttctctgtctctgtcattgCTGCTGCAGCAGGCTTATAAAAATACAATGCGTAAAAGGCAAGGAAAAAACATGAGTAAGTTAGTATGTTTTTTAAAGCCAGGTCCATGTTGGTAGTGAGGGTGATAACCTGCCCTGCTACAATACAGAGAGTGAGGAGGGTACAGCATTCAAGATATACAGCATCAAGGCGGGATTTACGATTCGACACATTTGAGTAATAGCCTACTGTCATTTATAATCTGGAGAATGTTACCTTTCATTTTAGATCgatatgaaataatacataagGTGCCAGTGAAATGAGATGAtcacaaaagctctgacaaaGGTTCGGGGGACAGGAAGGGGATTGGGGGATCAGGTAGCTCCTGAGTGGcccagtggtctaagacactgcatctcagtgctagaggcgtcactacagaccctagtttgattccaggctgtatcactttGTTCACCATGGTGTTGTCGaatattgttcccatgtccgttggtgtgtgtgagaacctgtgctgtgtgttttgggcttttgtgcccttgtggattgcgcagatcattacgggtctcgtcccgtgtgataATCATCGCGCGCtagtgttatttattcgaggtactcctcgctattttgtttgggtttcaaccctgtttttgttacgtgttggtttggtcttcgtccccgtgcctttacacggcacgccgtaatttgggtaaaataaaaaaccttgttacgcattcctgcgcctgtctcccgaataATTTATACCAGTGTGACAGGTTTgcccagggtaggccatcattgtaaataagaatttgttcttaactgaattgcctagataagtaaatgttaaataaaaaaaattaaaataaaagctgcctattcagcagcctgatgtcTTTATTTTCTAAGACGGTAAAGTAGGACAGTGTCACGCCCTAACATGAGAGAGttttttattctttattttggttaggtcggtgtgtgactagggtgggtaataaTCTAGtgtgtgtatttctatgttggcctggtatatggttcccaatcagaggcagctgtttatcgttgtctctgattggggatcatatttaggcagccatttccccactgtgttttgtgggatcttgttgaTGTGTAGTTACCTGTGAGCACGCCATAGCTTCACGTGTCATTTgctctttattgttttttgtgCGTTTCACGgattaaaagatgtggaacccatatcacgctgcgccttggtccgagtatgcttacaacgacgatcgtgacagacaGACGCTAAAGGAAACCTGACATCACAGGGTGACACTGGATGCAACCCTCCTCCCCGCacttctccccattctctctcccccaaAGGATGAATGAACTGCTTCACCTCAGATAGAAGCCCAGCATGTGAACCATTTCTGACTCAGATTCTGAGTTACAGTGCGAGGGTTCATTCACCCGACTGATGAATGAAAAACATGTTACATCATCAGCCCAACCACATATGCTTTGCTGCTTTGAATTGAGTAGCTGTTAAAAATCCTGTTTATAACGTTGCATATAACACTCAGTGCTTGAATTTGGCAAATTCACGCAGGGCAGGTACCTCTACATATCTACTGCTCTAgtctagtttattaggatccccatttgctactcttcctggggtcctcgCTCTAGTACCACAACCAGAATAATTGCTCTAAAATATCAATACCAGTATTGTAAAAATGTCACCATGGTGAAGGAAAATGTAATTATTGAATGCCATCCAAGTATACATGCATCACATGCTCTTTTGACACGTTAACGGccgactaactgactgactttaGAGGAGGGATCCTCTGCATGTGGGTAGTGACAACGAAGTAGAATGCCAGCATACCACTACTGCCAACAACTCGTCATTTCCCCAGAAAATGTAACTGATGGCCGGGGATTCCCTTGCCACTGATGCCCAGTGGAGTGGCAGCTAAATCAAAAATCAGTCAGACACACCCTGATACCCACTGCTGCAGCACAGCCAGGGCTGGAGCTGGTGTTGGGGGCTGGCTCGGGCTGCATGGGGCTGGAGATAGGGATGGGGCTGCATCTGCAGGGGAGTCAGGCCGGGCTGGGGATGGGACCGGGGATAAGGATGGGGGTGGACTTCCTCCATCTCTGACTCAGCATCATTTAGAGGGAGGAGCCAAAGCCTTTCTCCCCTCTGACATTATCACCACCTGGCCCTGAAGCAGCCTACTTTCCTGAAAAGTATCATTCATGACTAATACTACTGCCAGCTTCTGTAATTAAATCTGTGtctgtgttattacagtgtaCTAAAGTAACCCCTCAACATTATAGTGCACTGTTCAAGGTAATTATACCATGCCTTCTATATGGACTAGTAGTCTGTGACAGAGCATTATCTCAGAGGTGGATATAGACAATTTATTTAGGATTTTCTACTTAAAGTGGATTGCCTACTATACTCTCTTCTTCTATTCTATTGATGTAATACAGTTTGCCCTGATGCCTATTCTGAGTTTGTAGAGACTGAATATGCTATTGGGTAGATGGTAGGCTACAGTAATTGGCATTCATGTTTTTGGGGGTCAGAATGAGGATGAGAGATAGGCTAGACAGACAACCTCAGTGATATAGATCCCAGGAACACAATACTGGCCTGGCCAGATCATATCATTGGAATAAGCCTCCATTTCATATACTTCCTCAGCTATTGTATATACAGTGAGTAGGCGAGATCATCAATTACAGAATTCCTGCATTTCTGAATTGTGGGCTACAGATAAATGGGCTGAGTCTGATTCTGAAATGGTGCAATACGGGTACTGCACCTTGGCACACTGCGACACGCCTAGTGCAAGAAACTGCTATGCCTTCCTTTCAAGGGGGTCGAGGAGGACGCAAGTATAAAGCATTGGATGCTATAATGTGTCTTTGAGATTGAATTCAGAACCCTGACCATTCTAACACGTTCTAATCTGCACATTGAATCCACTGCAATATGACAACCACAGAACGTTCTGGAAGGATTTCTGCTGCCACCCACGTTTCAGGTTCCCAGGATCATATTTTATGGGGATATTGTTTATTGCCCAAATCGATATCGGCTACGACACTAACGTTTGCGTTAGGCCTATTCTACACAGGTGGGTAGATTTtatgacattgtgtgtgtgtgtaaattgattTCCTCACAGTGATAGATGTGACTAATAATGCATCTTCGCGGGAGATTGTCATGTTTAGGGAACATCATCACAATCAGGGAATGGGACATGCCTATCTCCAACCCTGCTGTCACTCTCATTGCAGTAGCCTACAGTAAACCTAGAGTCGGCTACCAGTCAATTGCTTTCCCTCTGGTGTCTAGCCAAATGTTCATCATTTTATGCGAAGATTCCACTGCCCCTCCCTGCCAATTGTATCTGTCCTTTCAATTTAATTCAGTTAGATCAGCAATTAAACAAACAGGTTTCATCTACAGAGCAAGGTGCTTTGTCGGTTATTGCCTCCTATCATTACTGCCATGCTGTCTAGCTGATTAAAAAGCAACCTAGCAAAAGGCACCGCCCTAAGATCACACAGTCCGCATTCGTTCGCTGTTTTCATCATCTGACAGCAGTATTCCACATTGACAACCCATTTCTACTAGGCTATGAGGTAATAACTGACCATACATAGCTCAATGTTTCAATAAACATTACCTTTCATAAAGATAATGAACGGTGAGCAAATAATCGCtggatttaaaaataaaacagatgTCGAAAGGTATGGTGAAAGCCTACATGGGCCTTGCCAGTAAAGTTCCAGAAAACGTCACTGGCATGATATATTGGCTTTCCCCTGTCTTATTCCAGTTGAAGGTTTTGACATAATAATGATCTTTCATGGCATGTTTAATACACCAAATATGGAACACTACAATAATCAGGGAACGATAATTGCCATAGGatacaccacagttattattTATGTAAGCCTAGCTACATcaaacaaaacagaaaaaaatGAAAGTGTAAGTATTAGAAAGTGGAGGTTATTTATGATTCCTTATGATACTCAGAAATATGATTCCAAAGCAGAACTTACCGATTTCATGGCTGCTGCCATATCATCATATCTTTCAGCCTGTTCGGCCAGCCTGGCTTTCTGCACCAGTTGCTCGCGATCAACCATTTTAGCTGTCGTTAATACAATGTTATTCTAGAATTGGTAAAGTTTAAATGGTAATATGTCACTCTCAGCAATGCAGTGAACGTTACCAGAGGTCCTCTTGCTGCAGCTGCTGTCTGCTGTCTGCGCGTGCAGACGGgacaccccctccccctccttacCACTTTCCGTGGATTGCGTCACCACCTGAAAAGGCGTGTCTATGCGAAGTGATGTAACAATCCTTATTGGGAGAACGGTCCGTGCCTGATACCGGTAACAAATAGGATTTTACCGTTAGAATCAGACGCTATTTACTCTGCGCAGGGTGCTGTGGGAAATGTAGTGGTTTAGGCTAGCATCTTTCATTCTAAACCATCAAACACACTATAATTGAACAATGGTATGCATATGATCAATGAATGTGTTTCTGTCTGTAAATAGAGAGGGTTATTCTTATAGAAATTCTACCACAGAAGGTCTAGTATAGCCTCCAATAGGGCATTTATGGTGGAACGTGTAGAGCCTAGGCTACCTTCCATATTTGAGTCACTTTGCAAAGTAAATGCTATCAAATAGAATATAATATTGCAGTCATTTATTAGCCTCTATGTTAAGCAGCAGAGT contains:
- the LOC100136198 gene encoding 14-3-3 protein gamma-1 (The RefSeq protein has 1 substitution compared to this genomic sequence), with product MVDREQLVQKARLAEQAERYDDMAAAMKSVTELNEALSNEERNLLSVAYKNVVGARRSSWRVISSIEQKTSADGNEKKMEMVRAYREKIEKELETVCRDVLNLLDNFLIKNCNETQHESKVFYLKMKGDYYRYLAEVATGEKRVGVVESSEKSYSEAHEISKEHMQPTHPIRLGLALNYSVFYYEIQNAPEQACHLAKTAFDDAIAELDTLNEDSYKDSTLIMQLLRDNLTLWTSDQZDDEGGETNN